The Clupea harengus chromosome 6, Ch_v2.0.2, whole genome shotgun sequence genome contains a region encoding:
- the LOC105900099 gene encoding uncharacterized protein LOC105900099 produces the protein MACPDIQPTMIRICTTILLFCKLYMAQTGILQQTGRVTRAHLGESVTLECYFSQEQKEKRFYWFKQTSGNKPSVVVRSQAHTETVFSEDFNPARFKPDKGKAHFHLTIANISHSDEGMYLCGMKVSYEVMFGNGTFLAVEGDQGCAATTVVQAPLPAPVYPGGSVTLQCTVLTEKPAEDFRGRQEFRGRQEVRVLWIRRSSGDSHPGLIYSPTNCSSECEEHCVYSLSMNNLGPADSGIYYCVVDICGQVRFGNGTVLEMRSSALLNTAVISLGGVLVACICIVGIWLSCNGRECDRSTESPTDHFETQEDVADTTQVSYAAVEFSERKPKASKKKERATDTWRCVS, from the exons ATGGCATGTCCAGACATACAGCCCACGATGATCAGAATTTGTACTACAATTTTGCTGTTTTGCAAACTTT acATGGCACAAACTGGGATTCTTCAGCAGACCGGGCGGGTAACCCGAGCTCACCTGGGTGAAAGTGTCACCCTGGAGTGCTACTTCTCCCAGGAGCAGAAGGAGAAGCGTTTCTACTGGTTCAAACAGACTTCAGGGAACAAACCCTCGGTAGTGGTACGGTCGCAAGCACACACTGAGACTGTTTTTTCTGAAGATTTTAACCCTGCACGGTTCAAACCAGACAAAGGAAAGGCGCACTTCCATCTAACCATTGCAAATATAAGTCACTCAGACGAGGGGATGTACCTCTGTGGAATGAAAGTGTCATATGAGGTGATGTTTGGAAATGGAACATTTTTGGCAGTTGAAG GTGATCAAGGGTGTGCTGCTACCACAGTGGTCCAAGCCCCGTTACCAGCCCCGGTTTACCCAGGAGGCTCTGTGACTCTGCAATGCACAGTCCTGACTGAGAAACCAGCGGAGGACTTCAGAGGTCGTCAGGAATTCAGAGGTCGTCAGGAGGTCAGAGTGCTCTGGATCAGACGGTCTTCAGGAGATTCCCATCCAGGACTTATCTACTCTCCCACAAACTGCAGCAGTGAGTGTGAGGAGCACTGTGTCTACAGCCTTTCCATGAATAATCTCGGGCCCGCTGACAGTGGAATTTATTACTGTGTCGTGGACATATGTGGTCAAGTCCGCTTTGGGAATGGAACAGTGCTGGAAATGA gaTCCTCAGCATTGTTAAACACCGCAGTAATCAGTTTGGGAGGCGTATTGGTTGCATGCATTTGCATTGTAGGGATCTGGCTTAGCTGCAATGGAAGAGAGTGTGATCGCAGCACAG AATCTCCAACTGATCACTTTGAAACACAG gaGGATGTCGCTGACACTACGCAGGTCAGTTATGCAGCGGTTGAATTCTCAGAGAGGAAACCCAAAGCAagcaagaagaaggagagggccACTGACACATGGCGGTGTGTATCCTGA